GCCCCGCTGCCTCACCGGCTCCCCCGCCCGGACCTCGACGACCGCCGCCGTCACGATCCGCGCCTCATGCGGCTCAGTCCCTGTCGTCTCCAGGTCGAAGCCGACCAGCGGTTCCCCGTGCCAAGCCATCGTGGCCCCCTCCTCAGTGGTGCGGTGGTGCTTCCCCGTGGGCATCCCGTCGGGCATCCCCCATCGGGTGTTCACCCTCCCACGCGGCACTGACAACTCAGGAAACCGGCCGCGAGTCCGCCCATACGGACTCGAACTCCTCGCGATATGTCTGGAACAGACCGTTCTCGCTGTCCTGGCCGGCCCGGACGACCGCCCTCCCCCCGCCCCGCAGCACCAGGACCGGTGCCTCCATGCCCCGCGCCTTGCGCAGATATGACTGAACGACCGCCAGGCCGTCCGGCCCGTCGCCGTCGACGAGGTAGGCCGTGAAGCGGGGGGTCTCGTCGAAGACCTGGATCTCGAAGGCGCCCGGGTCGCGCAGCCGGGCGCGCACCCGGCGCATATGGAGGATGTTCATCTCGACCGTACGGCTCAACTCACCCTTTTTGAGGCCGAGTTCGCGCTCTCGCCGTTTGACCGCACTGCTTGCCGGGTTCAGGAACAGCAGCCTCACCCGGCAACCCGACTCGGCCAGCCGGACGAGCCGGCGGCCGGAGAAGTTCTGGACGAGGAGGTTCAGGCCTATGCCGATCGCGTCGAGGCGGCGCGCCCCGCCGAAGAGGTTCTCGGCCGGGATCTGGCGCTGCAGCCGCACCCGGTCCGGGTGAACGGAGACCACGTCCGCGTAGCGGTCGCCGACGAGGTCCTCGACCGCGTCGACGGGGAGCCGGTCGGCGGAGGGGACGCCCGCGCCGCTGCCCAGTATCTCCAGGAGGCGGGAGGCAGCGCGCTCCGCCTGGGCGAGGACCGCCTCGTTCAGTGCCCGGTTGCGGGAGACGACGTTGCGCGCCACCTCCAGCTCGTCGAGGGCCAGCTCCACATCGCGCCGGTCGTCGAAGTACGGCTCGAAGCACGGCCAGTGCTGGACCATCAGTTCCCGCAGCTGAGGGAGCGTGAGAAAGGACAAAACATTGTCGTCCGCGGGGTCCAGCAGATAGCCCTTGCGTCGCGAGACCTCCCGGACCGCGACAGCGCGCTGGACCCACTCCTGCCCGGCGGGGCCCGCCGCGGCCACCACCCATTCGTCGCCGTGCACCGGCTCGTAGATCGGCCGCAGTACCGCTGCGACGACCGCGCGCAGCCGCTGTTCCACCAGGTTCAGCCAGATGTAGGCGCGGCCGGCGCGCTGGGCGCGCGTCCGGACCTCGCTCCAGGCGTCCGCTCCCCAGTCCAGCTCCGCCCCGATCTCCACAGGTCTGGCGAGGGAGACCGCTCCTGGCGGGACGTCGGCCTGTTCCCCCTCGTGACCTGCGTCACCGGGGGGAAGCTCAAGCCCTCCCGAGCTCACCCACGCACCGCCTTCTCTGGCCCTTCAACGATCAAGGAAGACTACTCCGCCAGCAGTACACGGTGCAGCCGGATCGGCACTGTACTTTCCCAACTCCCCTGTCAAGTCGGGCCGTTCTGTCAGGCGAGATCTGCCGGAGTGAGCGGTTTCATAGTGATTGCTTCCGGGGGCGAAACAAGGAACCCGATGTTGACCGCGTCGTCCACCGCTGCGGGGGCCCATTCCGGGCAATACTTTCGGTGAGGATCTGGGCCAAGTGCCCCCCAGCACCCGGATCAGAAGTGGAAGAGTCTATCTATGCAGGTCTGGCCGGGACAGGCGTACCCCCTCGGCGCCACGTACGACGGCGCCGGCACCAACTTCGCGGTGTACTCCGAAGCCGCACGACGCATCGAGCTGTGCCTGCTGCACGACGACGGCTCGGAGACCGCGGTGGAACTGCGCGAGACCGACGCTTTCGTACGGCACGCCTATCTGCCGGGCGTGATGCCGGGTCAGCGGTACGGGTTCCGTGTGCACGGCCCGTACGCGCCGGAGCGCGGGCAGCGGTGCAATTCCGCGAAACTGCTCCTCGACCCGTACGCGCGTGCGATCAGCGGCGCCATCGACTGGGGCGAGGCGGTGTACGGCTACCACTTCGGCAGGCCGGACTCGCGCAACGACCTGGACTCGGCGCCGCACACGATGACCTCGGTGGTGGTCAACCCCTACTTCGACTGGGGCGACGACCGGCCACCGCGTATCGACTACCACCGCACGGTGATCTACGAGGCCCATGTGAAGGGCCTGACGATGCTGCACCCGGAGCTGCCGCCGGAGCTGCGCGGCACCTACGCCGGACTGGCGCATCCCGCGGTCATCTCGCATCTGACGGAACTGGGCGTCACAACGCTCGAGTTGATGCCGGTGCACCAGTTCGTCAACGACCACCGGCTGGTGGACGCGAACCTGAGCAACTACTGGGGCTACAACACCATCGGGTTCTTCGCCCCGCACAACGCCTACGCCTCCTGGGGCGACCGCGGCGAGCAGGTGCTGGAGTTCAAGCAAGCCGTCCGGGCACTGCACCAGGCGGGCATCGAGGTCATCCTCGACGTGGTCTACAACCACACCGCGGAGGGCAACCATCTGGGCCCCACGCTCTCCTTCCGGGGCATCGACAACGCCTCCTACTACCGGCTGTCCGAGGACCGGCGCTACCACACGGACACGACGGGCACCGGGAACTCCCTGCTGATGCGCAGCCCCCATGTGCTGCAGCTGATCATGGACTCGCTGCGGTACTGGGTGACCGAGATGCATGTCGACGGCTTCCGCTTCGACCTCGCGGCCACCCTGGCGCGGCAGTTCCACGAGGTCGACCGGCTGTCGTCGTTCTTCGACCTGGTGCAGCAGGACCCGGTGGTCAGCCAGGTGAAACTGATCGCCGAGCCGTGGGACGTCGGCGAGGGCGGCTACCAGGTGGGGAACTTCCCGCCGCTGTGGACCGAGTGGAACGGCAAGTACCGCGACACCGTCCGGGACCTGTGGCGGGGCGAGCCACGGACGCTCGCGGAGTTCGCCTCGCGGCTGACCGGCTCGTCCGATCTCTACCAGGACGACGGCAGGCGGCCTCTGGCCTCCATCAATTTCACGACCTGCCACGACGGTTTTACGCTGCACGACCTCGTCTCGTACAACGAGAAGCACAACGAGGCCAACGGCGAGGGCAACCGCGACGGCGAGAGCCACAACCGGTCCTGGAACTGCGGGACGGAGGGAGAGAGCGACGATCCCGAGGTGCTTGAGCTGCGCGAGCGGCAGATGCGCAACTTCATCGCGACGCTGATGCTGTCGCAGGGTGTGCCGATGCTCAGCCACGGTGACGAGTTCGCCCGTACGCAGGGCGGAAACAACAACGCGTACTGCCAGGACAACGAGGTGTCCTGGGTGCGGTGGCCGGAGCCGGGCGAGGACAAGGAGGACACGCTGCTCGCCTTCACCCGGGCCATGGTGTGGCTGCGGCGCGACCATCCCGTCTTCCGGCGGCGGCGCTTCTTCCACGGACGCCCGGTGGAGGGGACGCACGACGAGCTGTCCGACATCGCGTGGTTCACCCCGGAGGGCCAGGAGATGGTCCAGCGGGACTGGCAGGCGGCGCACGCGAAGGCGCTGTCGGTGTTCCTGAACGGCCACGCGATCTCGGAGCCGGGCCCGCGCGGCGAGCGCATCGGCGACGACTCCTTCCTCCTGATGTTCAACGCGAGCGCCGAGGACCTGGATTTCGCGGTTCCGGTGAACCACGGACGCCAGTGGCAGGTCGTCGTAAACACGGCCCGCAAGGAGGGTGTCCCGCCGGGCCAGGGCCCGAAGGTGGCGGCGGGCGAGCGGGTTCGGCTGGTGGGGCGCAGCCTCGTGGTGCTGCGGCGCCCGGCGTGAAACAGGGCGCTTCCCGGCGAACGTAGCCCGAACGGCGGACACGGACACAGGGGCCGGTGACAGAGAAGCCCTCAAGGTGGGTACGTATGTTCGCATGACGCCCATCGCCACCTACCGGCTCCAGCTCCAGCCGGGCTTCCCGTTCTCGGCGGCCGCCCGAGCCGTGCCGTATCTCGCCGGGCTCGGCGTCTCGCATCTGCATCTGTCGCCGGTGCTTGAGGCGGTGCCCGGGTCCACGCACGGATATGACGTCGTCGACCCCACACGGGTGCGCGAGGAACTCGGCGGCGAGGCGGGGCTGCGCGAGCTGTCGCGTACGGCGCGGGCGCACGGGCTCGGGATCGTCCTGGACATCGTGCCGAACCATATGGCCGCCGTGCCGGGACACAACCGCGCCCTGTGGGAGGTGCTGCGCGAGGGCCCCCTCTCGCCGTACGCCCCCTGGTTCGACATCGACTGGGAGGCGGGTGGCGGGAAGGTCCTGCTGCCGGTGCTCGCGGGCCGGATCGGGGACGAGCTGGGTGCGATGCGCGTCGCGGGGGACGTCCTGCACTACGGGGCGCAGCGCTTCCCGCTGCGCGATTCCACCGCGAGGCTGCCGCTGCCCGAGCTCCTCGACGCGCAGTGGTACCGGCTCGGCTGGTGGCGGCTCGCCCGTACCGAGCTGAACTACCGGCGTTTTTTCACCATTTCGGAGCTGATCGGGGTCCGGGTGGAGGACCCGGCTGTCTTCGACGCAACCCACGCCAAGATCCTTGAGCTGGTACGGGACGGGGTCGTCGAGGGTCTGCGCATCGACCACCCGGACGGACTCGCCGATCCCGAGGCCTATCTGAGGCGGCTGGACGAGGCGGCGGGCGGGGCGTGCTGGACGGTCGTCGAGAAGATCCTCACCGGGGACGAGTGGCTGCCGGCCGGCTGGCCGGTGGCGGGGACGACGGGGTACGACGCGCTGCGGCAGATCGACGGCCTGTTCACCGATCCGGCCGGAGAGGCCGAACTGGTCCGTCAGTACCGGGAGTTCACCGAGGCAGCCGGTGACCGGGGCGGTTACTGGGAGGCCACCGCGCGCCGCGCCGCGTACAGAGTGGTCACGCACGAACTGGCCGCCGAGACCGCGGCGCTGACCCGCCTGGCCGGGCGCGTGTGCACGGCGGATCCCGCGCTGCGCGACCACGCCCCCTGGGCGCTGCGGGCGGCAGTGCGCGAGCTGCTGGTGCGCATGCCCGTCTACCGCCCGTATCGCACCGGCGGCGAGGGCGTGCTGACCGAGGAGGCGGCGGAGGAGGCGAAGGCGGTCTTCGCGGTGGCCGAGGAGGCCGGGGCCGTCGATGTCGTGCGTGACCTCGCGCTCGGCAGACTCGGCGAAGGGCCCGACCATGACGCGTTCCGTGCCCGCTTCGCGCAGACGTCGTCCGCGCTGCGCGCCAAATCCGTCGAGGACACGGCCTTCTACCGCTATGTGCCGCTGATCTCGGCGAACGAGGTGGGCGGGGACCCGGGGAGCCCGGCGGTGAGTCCGCAGCGGTTCCACGCGTACTGCGAACGGCTCGCGCGCGACTGGCCGGCCGCCGGGACCGTGCTGACCACGCACGACACCAAGCGCAGCGCCGATGTGCGGGCCAGGATCGCCGTGCTGTCCGAGTGCCCCGCCGCCTGGGCGGACTTCCTCGCGCGGATCACCGAGCAGGCGGGCGTGCTGGAGGGCGGGCGGGCGCCCGATCCCCATCTGGCGTGGGTGGCCTGGCAGACGGCGGTCGGTTTTGGGTTCCCCTACGAGGGGAGGCTGCAGACCGCGCTGCTGAAAGCCGTACGGGAGGCGGCGCTGCACACGAGCTGGACGGAGCAGGACCCGGCGTACGAAGCGGCTGTCGCCGACTTCGTGGAGGCAGGTCCCGCCGGGCCGCCGATGTACTCGGTCGCGCTCTTCGCCAGGGGCCTGGATCCCCATGTCCGGGCCAACGTCCTCGGCGCGGCGCTGCTCCAGCTGACGATGCCGGGGGTGCCTGACCTGTATCAGGGCACGGAGCGCGAGTTTCTGGCGCTGGTGGACCCGGACAACCGGCGGCCGTTCCGCGAGGGCCCGGCGGACGAGAAGACGGCGGTGACGAAGGCGGCGCTGCGGCTGCGGCGGGAGCGGCCAGAGGTCTTCGGCGCCTCGGGGACGTACGCACCGCTGAGCGCGAGCGGTCCCATGGCGGAGCACTGTGTGGCTTTCTGCCGGACGGGCCAGGTGGTCACGGCCGTCACGCGGTTGTCGCTGCGCCTGGCGGACGCAGGTGGCTGGGCGGATACGGAGCTCAGTCTTCCGGAGGGTCGCTGGGACGATCTGCTCGCTCCGGGACGGGAGTTCACGGGCGGGGCCGTGCCGCTGGCGAAGCTGTTCGCCGAGCGTCCGGTGGCGCTGCTCAGCCGCAGGGCCGTACGAGAAGAGTCCTCGGGGCGCGGGTGAGCAGCCCGGTCGCGGGCGGCCGCGGTCCCTCCGCGCGGCGCAGGCCCGGCATCGCGTCGAGCACCGCGCGCAGTCCGTACTCCGCTTCCATGGCCGCGAGCTGTACGGCGGGGCAGTCGCCGGGCCCGAAGGTCAGCTGACCGCGGTCGTCCCGCAGCGGATCGAACCGGTCCGGCTCGCGGAACCGCTCGGGGTCGCGCCCGGCGGCACCGATGAGACAGGCGACGTCTGCACCTGCTGGAATCGTGCCGCCGCTCACCGCGACCTCGGCCACGGCCCGGCGCAGCACGATCAGAACGGGCGGATCGCGCCGCAGCGACTCGGCCCAGGCGCGCCCGATGAGCTCGGGATGCTCGCGGAGGGTGGCGAGCTGGCCGGGGTGGTCCAGGACGTTGGCGAGGAAAGAGGCGAGGGCCCTCTCTCGCAGGGACAGCTGAGTCACGCAGGACCCCGCGACGAGGATCCCGCGCGCGCCGCGGCCCCGCACGCCGACGGCGCCGGTCGGCAGCCAGCGGCAGAACTCCTCGACGAGGTCGGCCTGTTGCCGCCGCGCGATGCGCCGGGCCAGGACGTACGCGGTCCGCTCGACGACCTCTCGCACGGCCTGCGGCAGGCTCCCGCGGTGGGCGTCGCACGGCGGATCGCCGGGCCGGTGGCCTTGCGTGAAGCGGGGGTCGGTGAGCGCGAGGGAGACATCGGCGTGGCGGCTCAGCAGCCAGGCACCGATGGAGGGGTCGTGGACGAGGGGATACGCGTCGCGCAGGAGCCGGTAGTGGTGGTACGGGTCCTGCTCGCTCGCGTGGACGAGAAGGAGGGGTACGTGGTCGCTCCGGCGCCCCGCCGCGGCCGTCGCCGGACCGGATCCCGCAGGCGCAGGGTTTCGCGCCGTGCCGCGCGCAACCGCCTTGTTCATCTCGCCTCGATCCCCTGTCGCAGCCGCGCCCGCTCGCGCGCGTCTGTACCAGGCGACCACCGGGCCGGCCTTCGCGCAGTCCGCGTGCGCCCGAACGGGTGACGAGAACGTCAGCGCGCGGTGAGGCGGAAACTCATGCGGCCGAAGCCCACCATGTCCCCGTCGTGCACCACGACCGAGCCGGTCACTCGCCGTCCGTTCACAGTGGTGCCGTTGGTCGAACCGAGGTCGCGAAGGATCCACAGGCTGCCCTGCCGACTCAACTCGGCGTGCAGGCGCGAGACCGTGTCATGGCTCAGCCGTAGGCCGTTGCCCGGGTCACGGCCGATGCGCAGGGGGTGGGGGCCCGGTTCGGGCAGCAGAAGCGGCGGCAGCTTCTCGGCCTGCCAAGCCCTGCGCAGCCGCACCGAGAAGGCCGAGACGCGGCCGACCGCGCTGTAGAGCCGTCGTGACCAGCGGCTCTCGGTGGTGAGGTCGGCGGTGAGCGCCAGCAGTTCGTCGGGGCGACGGGCGGCCAGGGCGAGTTCCATGCGCCGGACGAAGGTGTCGTGCGACAGCTTGCCCTGGGCCGCGCCCTCTCTGAGCACACCGAGGACACGGTCGCGCTCGGCATCGGAGAGCCGAGCGGGATACGTGTGGAACTCGAAGGACGACGTCACATACGAGATTGTCGGGCCGAAGGGCTACAAGTGTCCAGAAGAACCGGAGTTCCCGTCCGTCCGCAGAGCGGCTGTGACCTGCACGGAAGCACTTCCCCTCGCCGCTACGGCCCTGATTCTGGAGCGCAGTTGAAACAAGGCCGTCGAACAAAGGCCTGGACGGGCCCCGCGGGGCCCTCTAACGTGATCGCGACGCCACGGACCGACGGAAGGAGGCGAGAGCAGTGCAGACCACACGATTCCCGCGCTCCCGCACCGTCCACCGCGCGTTCGCAGTCTGACCGGGAGCGCACACCGCACATCCCTTCCCGGAGGACATCTCTCATGACCGATCTGGTCATACGCGCGCTCAGCGAGAGCGACGCGCATCTCTTCGACACCCTGCCCGACCCCCTCGGTGTGGGCCGCGCACTGGCGAATGCCACTCACCGGCCCGACTGGAAGCGGGTCGCGCTGCGCGACGGCAAGGTCGTCGCGCGGGCCGCCTGGTGGGGCGGACCCGATGACCAAACCCCCGTCAACGTCAACTGGTTCGACTTCGCCGAGGGCGAGGAGGAAGCAGGCGCCGAGCTACTGCGCACCTCCCCGTTCCAGGCCGAGTTCGAACTGATCCTGCCCGCGGGCTGGCGCGAGGACCCCGCCGCCCTGGCGGCCGGCGAGGCCAGGATCCGGGCCGCGGGGGCGGCCGGGATGAAGGTCCTCGTGGAGCGCTACCAGTACCGCTGGACTGCCGAATGCGGGCTGCCCCAGCGGCCGGGACGGCTGGAGTTCCGGACGGAACCCGACGACGCCGTCTTTCTCGACGTGCTGCGCCGCGTCCACTCCGTAACGCTCGACGCGCACGCACGGCGCGCCATCGCAGAATCGGGCGTCGACCGGGCGGCACAGGAAGAACTGGACTTCTTCCACTGGTGCCCCTCACCCCGCGAGTGGTGGCAGCTGGCCTTCACGCGGGAAGGCGAGCTCGTCGGTCTGCAGATCCCGGCAAACAATCCGTCGGGACCGTGCATCGGCTTCATTGGGGTCGTGCCGGAGCAGCGCGGCCAGGGCTACGCCTACGACCTGCTGGTGGAGTGCACGCACTTCCTGGCCGAGCGGGGCGCGGAGTTCATCGCGGGCGCCACCGATCAGGGCAACTTTCCCATGGCGGCGAACTTCGCGAAGGCCGGACATCCCGTCGTGCAGGAGCGGATCCACTTCCTGCCCGGTTAGGTCCTGTGCGGTCGATCAGGCCGGATCAGTGAGCGGGGTCTGGTGCGTGCAGCTGCAAGGCGGAGGATGGGGGTCCCCCCGCCGAAGGCAGGGGGAGAGCCCACGCGGAGCGTCGGCGACTGACGACAACGCAGCAGATGTGCGTGCCAGGGCACGCGAGCCCGGCAAGATCGGCCGGACAGGGCCTAGTGATTGATCGGGCTCGGGGGTGTCCGTAAGCTCCGGGCACCCCCGAGCTGATGGCGAGCCCCCTATGACGACGCAAGAGCTGCACTTCGAGCCACAGTTCCGCGTCGGTCGCGGCTGGATATCAGCTCTCGTGCTGGCCAACCTGGGCCTTTTCATGGCTTTTCTGACGCCGATCCAGGTGCTGCTCGCCGAGCAGATCGACGCGCTGTCCCCGTCGGGCAAAGAGGTCGCGCTGGGCTGGGCCACGGGTGTCGGGGCGCTGGTCGCCGTCGTCGCCAATCCGCTCGCGGGCGCGCTCTCGGACCGTACGCGCGGGCGCTTCGGCCGCCGCCGGCCGTGGATCCTCGGCGGGGCGGTGCTGGGCGCCGTGGGACTGGCCGTCACCGCCGCGCAGACGACCGTCGTCGGGGTCGCGCTCGGCTGGTGTCTGGCCCAGCTCGGCCTGAACGCCATGCTCGCCGGGACCAATGCCGTGGTGCCCGACCAGGTGCCGGTCCGTCAGCGGGCCGCGGTCTCCGGATTCCTCGGGATACCGATGACGCTGGGTCTGGTGGTCGGCGCCGTTCTGGTGACGATGGTGGTGACGGGCATCGCCACGGGCTATCTGCTGCTGGCCGTGCTGACGGTGCTCTGCGCGCTGCCGTTCGTCTTTCTCATGCCGGACCCCCACGTGCCGGCGTCCGCTCGGGAGCCGGTGCGGCTGAAGGACTTCTGGGTGAGTCCGCGGGCGTATCCGGACTTCGGCTGGGCCTGGCTCACCCGCTTCCTGGTGATGCTCGGCAATGCCATGGGCACGCTCTATCTCCTGTACTTCCTCAAGGACGCGGTGCACTACGCGAATCCGGACGAGGGCGTACTGATCCTGACGCTGCTGTACACGGCGGGCGTGGCGGTGACGGCCGTGGCCGGTGGGGCGGTCTCGGACCGGCTGGGGCGGCGCAGGGCGCTGGTGGCGGTCGGTTCGGCGGTGATGGCGGCCGCCTCGCTGCTGCTGAGTCTGTGGCACACGTGGCCGATGGCGATGGGCGCGGCAGCGCTGCTGGGGCTCGGCTTCGGGATGTACATCGCGGTCGACCAGGCGCTGATCACCCAGGTGCTGCCGCAGGCCGGCGACCGGGCCAAGGATCTGGGCGTCATCAATGTCGCCAACTCCGCCCCGCAGGTACTCGGCCCGGCGCTGGCCGCTCCGGTCGTGGCGTACGCGGGCGGGTACGCGGGACTGTATCTGACCTCCTCCGTGGTGACGCTCCTCGGCGGTGTCCTGGTGTGGAAGATCCGCTCGGTGCCGTGACGTCCGGTGCCGTGACGTCCGGTGCCCTGCGGTTCAGTGTCCCGACTTCTGGGCGGCTATGGCATCCCGGTACCACGCGTAGGAAGCCTTCGGCGTGCGCTCCAGCGTCTCGTAATCGATGTGGACGAGACCGAAGCGCTGCGCCGCGCCCTCGACCCACTCGATGTTGTCGGTGAGCGACCAGGTGAAGTAGCCGCGTACGTCGACCCCGGCGTCGATCGCCTGGTGCAGCGAGCGCAGATGGCCGTCGAGGAAGTCGATACGGCGGCGGTCGTCGAGCCCGTCGTACGAGCAGCCGTTCTCCGTGATGTACACCGGCGGCAGCCGGTCGCCGAACCGGTCCTTCAGCAGGACGAGCAACTCGCGCAGCCCGTCGGGCTCGACCGACCAGCCGAAGTCGGTGCGCTGCTCGCTCTCGATCTCGCGCACCCCGAAGGGCAGTTCGGCGGGCAGGCCCACACCGGCGAAGTCACCGAGAGCTTCGTTCGACGGCGCGCCGACGAGCATCGGCTGGTAGTAGTTCACGCCGTACCAGTCGAGCGGGGCGGAGATGACGTCCAGGTCGTCGGCGACCGGTCCCGGCATCAGGGCGGCGAAGTTCTCGTCCGGGTAGCGGCCGGTGAGAATCGGGTCCGCGAACATCCAGTTGGTGATCGTGTCGTACAGCTCGGCGCCGAACCGGTCCTCCTCGCTCGTCCCCGCGGTTCGCACGGGCGAGTGGGAGACCGCTGTCCCGATGTTGGTGGCCCCCGCCGCGCGCAGGGCCTGGACGGCGAGACCGTGGGCGAGCAGCTGATGGTGGGCGGCGGGCAGCGCGTCGAAGAGCAGCTGCTTTCCGGGCGCGTGCTCGCCGAGCGCGTAGCCCAGAAGGGTGACCTCGGCCGGTTCGTTGATGGTGATCCACATCGGTACGCGGTCGGCGAGCCGTTCGGCGACGGCCGAGGCGTACTCGGCGAAGCGCGCGGCCGTGTCCCGGTTCAGCCAGCCGCCCGCCTCGTCCAGCTGAAGCGGGGTGTCCCAGTGGTAGAGGGTGGGTGCGGGCCGTATGCCGTGGGCGCACAGCTCGTCGACGAGCCGGTCGTAGAAGTCGAGCCCGGCCATGTTGACCGGGCCGCTGCCGCCGGGGACGACACGCGGCCAGCTGACGGAGAAGCGGAAGGC
This window of the Streptomyces sp. SLBN-118 genome carries:
- a CDS encoding SAV2148 family HEPN domain-containing protein codes for the protein MSSGGLELPPGDAGHEGEQADVPPGAVSLARPVEIGAELDWGADAWSEVRTRAQRAGRAYIWLNLVEQRLRAVVAAVLRPIYEPVHGDEWVVAAAGPAGQEWVQRAVAVREVSRRKGYLLDPADDNVLSFLTLPQLRELMVQHWPCFEPYFDDRRDVELALDELEVARNVVSRNRALNEAVLAQAERAASRLLEILGSGAGVPSADRLPVDAVEDLVGDRYADVVSVHPDRVRLQRQIPAENLFGGARRLDAIGIGLNLLVQNFSGRRLVRLAESGCRVRLLFLNPASSAVKRRERELGLKKGELSRTVEMNILHMRRVRARLRDPGAFEIQVFDETPRFTAYLVDGDGPDGLAVVQSYLRKARGMEAPVLVLRGGGRAVVRAGQDSENGLFQTYREEFESVWADSRPVS
- the glgX gene encoding glycogen debranching protein GlgX; translated protein: MQVWPGQAYPLGATYDGAGTNFAVYSEAARRIELCLLHDDGSETAVELRETDAFVRHAYLPGVMPGQRYGFRVHGPYAPERGQRCNSAKLLLDPYARAISGAIDWGEAVYGYHFGRPDSRNDLDSAPHTMTSVVVNPYFDWGDDRPPRIDYHRTVIYEAHVKGLTMLHPELPPELRGTYAGLAHPAVISHLTELGVTTLELMPVHQFVNDHRLVDANLSNYWGYNTIGFFAPHNAYASWGDRGEQVLEFKQAVRALHQAGIEVILDVVYNHTAEGNHLGPTLSFRGIDNASYYRLSEDRRYHTDTTGTGNSLLMRSPHVLQLIMDSLRYWVTEMHVDGFRFDLAATLARQFHEVDRLSSFFDLVQQDPVVSQVKLIAEPWDVGEGGYQVGNFPPLWTEWNGKYRDTVRDLWRGEPRTLAEFASRLTGSSDLYQDDGRRPLASINFTTCHDGFTLHDLVSYNEKHNEANGEGNRDGESHNRSWNCGTEGESDDPEVLELRERQMRNFIATLMLSQGVPMLSHGDEFARTQGGNNNAYCQDNEVSWVRWPEPGEDKEDTLLAFTRAMVWLRRDHPVFRRRRFFHGRPVEGTHDELSDIAWFTPEGQEMVQRDWQAAHAKALSVFLNGHAISEPGPRGERIGDDSFLLMFNASAEDLDFAVPVNHGRQWQVVVNTARKEGVPPGQGPKVAAGERVRLVGRSLVVLRRPA
- the treY gene encoding malto-oligosyltrehalose synthase — its product is MTPIATYRLQLQPGFPFSAAARAVPYLAGLGVSHLHLSPVLEAVPGSTHGYDVVDPTRVREELGGEAGLRELSRTARAHGLGIVLDIVPNHMAAVPGHNRALWEVLREGPLSPYAPWFDIDWEAGGGKVLLPVLAGRIGDELGAMRVAGDVLHYGAQRFPLRDSTARLPLPELLDAQWYRLGWWRLARTELNYRRFFTISELIGVRVEDPAVFDATHAKILELVRDGVVEGLRIDHPDGLADPEAYLRRLDEAAGGACWTVVEKILTGDEWLPAGWPVAGTTGYDALRQIDGLFTDPAGEAELVRQYREFTEAAGDRGGYWEATARRAAYRVVTHELAAETAALTRLAGRVCTADPALRDHAPWALRAAVRELLVRMPVYRPYRTGGEGVLTEEAAEEAKAVFAVAEEAGAVDVVRDLALGRLGEGPDHDAFRARFAQTSSALRAKSVEDTAFYRYVPLISANEVGGDPGSPAVSPQRFHAYCERLARDWPAAGTVLTTHDTKRSADVRARIAVLSECPAAWADFLARITEQAGVLEGGRAPDPHLAWVAWQTAVGFGFPYEGRLQTALLKAVREAALHTSWTEQDPAYEAAVADFVEAGPAGPPMYSVALFARGLDPHVRANVLGAALLQLTMPGVPDLYQGTEREFLALVDPDNRRPFREGPADEKTAVTKAALRLRRERPEVFGASGTYAPLSASGPMAEHCVAFCRTGQVVTAVTRLSLRLADAGGWADTELSLPEGRWDDLLAPGREFTGGAVPLAKLFAERPVALLSRRAVREESSGRG
- a CDS encoding cytochrome P450, whose product is MNKAVARGTARNPAPAGSGPATAAAGRRSDHVPLLLVHASEQDPYHHYRLLRDAYPLVHDPSIGAWLLSRHADVSLALTDPRFTQGHRPGDPPCDAHRGSLPQAVREVVERTAYVLARRIARRQQADLVEEFCRWLPTGAVGVRGRGARGILVAGSCVTQLSLRERALASFLANVLDHPGQLATLREHPELIGRAWAESLRRDPPVLIVLRRAVAEVAVSGGTIPAGADVACLIGAAGRDPERFREPDRFDPLRDDRGQLTFGPGDCPAVQLAAMEAEYGLRAVLDAMPGLRRAEGPRPPATGLLTRAPRTLLVRPCG
- a CDS encoding DUF1707 and FHA domain-containing protein, whose protein sequence is MTSSFEFHTYPARLSDAERDRVLGVLREGAAQGKLSHDTFVRRMELALAARRPDELLALTADLTTESRWSRRLYSAVGRVSAFSVRLRRAWQAEKLPPLLLPEPGPHPLRIGRDPGNGLRLSHDTVSRLHAELSRQGSLWILRDLGSTNGTTVNGRRVTGSVVVHDGDMVGFGRMSFRLTAR
- a CDS encoding GNAT family N-acetyltransferase, translated to MTDLVIRALSESDAHLFDTLPDPLGVGRALANATHRPDWKRVALRDGKVVARAAWWGGPDDQTPVNVNWFDFAEGEEEAGAELLRTSPFQAEFELILPAGWREDPAALAAGEARIRAAGAAGMKVLVERYQYRWTAECGLPQRPGRLEFRTEPDDAVFLDVLRRVHSVTLDAHARRAIAESGVDRAAQEELDFFHWCPSPREWWQLAFTREGELVGLQIPANNPSGPCIGFIGVVPEQRGQGYAYDLLVECTHFLAERGAEFIAGATDQGNFPMAANFAKAGHPVVQERIHFLPG
- a CDS encoding MFS transporter, encoding MTTQELHFEPQFRVGRGWISALVLANLGLFMAFLTPIQVLLAEQIDALSPSGKEVALGWATGVGALVAVVANPLAGALSDRTRGRFGRRRPWILGGAVLGAVGLAVTAAQTTVVGVALGWCLAQLGLNAMLAGTNAVVPDQVPVRQRAAVSGFLGIPMTLGLVVGAVLVTMVVTGIATGYLLLAVLTVLCALPFVFLMPDPHVPASAREPVRLKDFWVSPRAYPDFGWAWLTRFLVMLGNAMGTLYLLYFLKDAVHYANPDEGVLILTLLYTAGVAVTAVAGGAVSDRLGRRRALVAVGSAVMAAASLLLSLWHTWPMAMGAAALLGLGFGMYIAVDQALITQVLPQAGDRAKDLGVINVANSAPQVLGPALAAPVVAYAGGYAGLYLTSSVVTLLGGVLVWKIRSVP
- a CDS encoding GH1 family beta-glucosidase, which gives rise to MSTPLPPLPAFPPGFLWGASASAFQTEGAVDTEGKGPSGWDAFAAQGRIKDGADASRATGFHARYREDVALLAGLGADAFRFSVSWPRVVPGGSGPVNMAGLDFYDRLVDELCAHGIRPAPTLYHWDTPLQLDEAGGWLNRDTAARFAEYASAVAERLADRVPMWITINEPAEVTLLGYALGEHAPGKQLLFDALPAAHHQLLAHGLAVQALRAAGATNIGTAVSHSPVRTAGTSEEDRFGAELYDTITNWMFADPILTGRYPDENFAALMPGPVADDLDVISAPLDWYGVNYYQPMLVGAPSNEALGDFAGVGLPAELPFGVREIESEQRTDFGWSVEPDGLRELLVLLKDRFGDRLPPVYITENGCSYDGLDDRRRIDFLDGHLRSLHQAIDAGVDVRGYFTWSLTDNIEWVEGAAQRFGLVHIDYETLERTPKASYAWYRDAIAAQKSGH